The following nucleotide sequence is from Trypanosoma brucei gambiense DAL972 chromosome 3, complete sequence.
TAGTGTCCCTAGGATAAGTAAACTTGTGTGTCCCTTGTAGGGGTTGAGAAAAACTTTAGTGCACAGAAAATGGCAAAACAAATTACTTTATGTAATTTTCGATGATATTTTCGGACAGAATGCTAATAGTTAACACGACATTGTAAATCCAGGTATACATGCATTCATGCAGGAACGTACATTaatataatagtaatagagGAAGCATACTATGATACGGCCGGTGGCCCTTACAAGGAAACTAAAACTACGGCTTCCATCATTGCGAGAAAGCGTACTAGATACGTCACAATGATGGGGCTAAACATCTAACAACGAACCCGTCCTCCTCGCACGGTTAGGGAATAAAGCAGCCTAATATGCTCTGCCTCGGTCAAGATTTGGAGGCGACCACTCATTAACGATAAGTTCGGGGAAAACATTAGGTTTCAAAGTTGAAGTACCAAGAAGCATATTGACACACTCTTGGAACCCTTGGGTTATTGCAGGGTAAGCTGTATGGAGCTGACTCAGGTTATAAATCGATTCGCGATTATGAATTGCCAATGAAGCCAACTCAATAATGCTACTTGCATGCGGTCCAACAGCTCGCACACCAAGAACCTGCATTTTGTGATCATTTGTAACGATAAGCTTCACAAAACCGCTCGTATTGCCCATTGCGAGGGCCCGACCCACAAATTCATAACCGTACCTGGCCACCTTGTATGCTATGTGTTCCTTCCTGCATTGTTGCTCATTGCGACCTACAGCGGCCACCTCCTGATCAAGAAACATAATCGTTGACAGATTGTCCAGGCGTTGAATAAGTTCTCCCTCCGGATATGGACGATACATATGCTCAATACAGGAACGCGCTTCCAACTCCCCAACGTTAACAAGCGCCACCCTTGAGCCGACATCACCACACGCATAAATATGCTTGTGTGGAACAACGCAATAAAACTGGTCACGCTGGATTCGACCCTGCTTCAACTCAACACCGATTTTGTCGAGTCCAATGCTACCCACATTTGGATCCCTTCCTATTGAAACCAACGCCTTGTCGACCACGTGGTCTGTTAGCCTGTTGTCTCTCAAATCACGCAGCGTGTAACGGAATTGGCCGCCCTCCACCTTGTTGCTTTGCAAAGCAGAATGGTGGTGAAAATTGACCATCTTTGCCTCCAGGAGCTTCTGAACGAAGAGAgcaacatcatcatcttccattGGCAATATTCGATTAGACTTTTCAATAACATTTACTTCGGTAAGTCCAAAGTTCGCAAATATTGATGCAAACTCACATCCTATAACGCCAGCGCCGATAATGACAATGCTTTTCGGAAATGGTTGAGTCATTATATCATCGGAAGTGAAGACAACCTCACCGTCGGCAATTACGGAAGCATGTTTACGAGGTTGAGCGCCGCACGCAATGACAAAGTAGTCGGCCCGTACCTCCTCAATGCCTCCACCCAACAGTTTAACATCGACACTGTGAGGTGACGTAAATGACCCATGACCACATATAACGTCAACGCTAACCTTCTCAAGCTGATGAAGAATCTGGCTGTGACGGAACTCTGCTGCGCAATCTATTGATTTCTTAATATTCGAAAAATCAATACATGGGAGAGCTTGACGGCACTTCATAAAACGATTGGCTGTTTGGCCGTTCATAAGACGGACGAATTTTGCCATTTCCCATAACGTCTTCGACTGTAGCGCACCGTTCCAAAGGTCAGCACCTCCAATCCGTGATGACTCGATTATGCAAGCCCTTTTTCTATAATCCACAGCCCGCAACGCGGCGGCCACTCCTGCAGGTCCTCCCCCTATGACACAAACATCCACATTTTTCGCCCAGCTGAGCCGGGTTTTAGCAAACATTAAAATTATTCGGTAAACCTGATACGATAGCAGGGAAATAATTAGCAGAAGTAAGAGTTTTTCTCAGGCCGAAGCGACAGAAAGTTAAAATACGCAGCTGAGGGTTATCGTAGAGAGTCAGATGAgcacatatatttatcttATGGGAAGTCAAATGGCACACACTGAAggaaagcagcaacacaaacaccctATTATACCACTTCCTTCCTCTCAGCGGTGCTTCTAAAACCATTCCCCTTCACTCCCTCCTCCTAGAGCGGACGCGACCAGGTGCAAGAGAACGAGAAGGAAAGGCGCAGCGAGCAGATCTGGCCATCCGGACGAGAACACACTAAGCATCCTGACTGAAAACGGCGGTGCTAAGCGACagtgaaggtgaaaaaaagaaccacaACAGCAGTGTTACAGCAGACAGCGACACGCATGCAAATTTCGCTTTGCAAGTCAAAGGTAATGGGGAGCGAGGGGAGTTGGCAAGCGTCCACCGGTAGTGTGGAGCGCGAGGCCCGCGCAGTTCGCCGCACCCTCCATTAACCAGGCCGAACGAGCCAAACAAAtcgaaagggggaaaagcacGACCACTCCTGAGAGCGACAATATTGCACCCAACCCTTCACACACATCCGTACTGAACCGGAGGCTGCATGAAATTCCGCCTACGGTCAGCCCAGCATCGGGAATATGGCTCAGCACCGCGCACCCAGCGGTCCCGCCCAGCCCCGCAATAATTCTAAGCAGCGGTCACCGCCCCGACGCCCCCATCACACACTTCACCGTCCGAAAGCAAGGAAGCGGCCAGACGTACGTTCAGGCGGACGGGCGGCAACATAGCGCACAAAACCCGGGAGGGTAGCTCAACCGAAGGaagcagcttcctcctcccccaccGGAGTCGACGTCAGCATCAAacgaggaggaaaacaaaggaagaccGGCACCATGCGGCCCCTCGAAAAGAGATATATGCGGCGGGTGGTCAAAGCACCCGCGCAAGGAACATAATACTGCAAAGGGCATTTAGCCCTTTAACGGGCGAGCACAGCCGGTCGGGTATATGACGACGGGCAAGGGGGCGGCGGATCTGTCCCTAAGAAACGCCGAAGCCATCTTTCACACTCCAGTGCCGCAGCAACGCGGTTCCCCCGGGAGTGGGTGGGGCCCGTTTCTCAGCATGATTTTCCCTCGCCCGAACCCCACTTCGGCTCACTGACGAAAGCCTTTCCGCGCACAGACACCAACAAGAAGCACGACGCGGCAGAAAATCGTCACAGACGACCACGTAACGGTCTAGCGAACCACTTACACAGTTCCCTTCTTCGAGGGGTAATCCCTTCAGAGAGCCCCTCCTCAGCAGATATCACATAACCAAGAGCCAGTTCAGTGTCTCATGCCCTTGTTTCCTGCGGGGAAACAAGGGCATGAGATACTGAGGTGAAGGAGAACCTTCTGGATGCCCCTCCGAAGTGACCTGCTGACGACCCCACCGAATAACCACCTACAGACCCCACTAATAAGCAACTGCCGCACCTTTTCGTTTGGTAACTGTTGATGCGGAGAGTGCGTTTCAACCCCAACTCCATTTGGCCTGAGGAAGCGGAAAGCATCATTttgaagaggagagaaatgtTGACAACCGCTGTCGTTCTAAGAGGGTAGGCCTAAATACAGTCACTATCGAAGGGAGGGGTCACCTGCATAGAgggcaaaaaacaaatttgtTCAAGGAAAACCAACCAATCCGAACGATTTTTGATTCTCAAGGGTAAAAAATCATTGATACAGCATCACGGATGATATCTAAATTCTTCCTTCGCGCCGTAAAGGGAACCCATTTGGCATCTCTACTGACATTTTCACTGGGTATTCAAGTTATccgttatttgtttatttattttagaAACGAAACACACTTACAAGCGGAGCGCGGCGCCACGTTTTCACCTTAACTCAGCAAGTGCAGGCCCTCTACAACCGGAGGTTTGGAAGGAGgcgtttcgtttcgtttgtGCACACCATCCTGCAGGAAAGCATGCCCCTCCACCCTTTCGTACAAAGGTCCGCGCACCACATACAGCAAAACCAAGGGTCGAGCCCCCTCCTCTCCCCAACACACACGTAACATTTCAACATGTCGCTGGAAAATGATGCCCAAGGGCGATATATTGGAGGAGATCCATTCCTACCAGTTGGATCACCCGAACCCTAACAAAAGCCGGCCACCTTTCTGGGGAATCAGCCCTTGAGTCACCCTCGGCGGCGGATGCAGGTTCCCTCGAACGTCAGGGAGGAAatctgcaaaaaaaaaaaaatgtagttTTACTCCACAGATCTCTGAAGGTTGATCAAACACACCGCTGTTgagttttctttctgttaTACAAATGCCCATCGTTGGTGCCATAACTTTCGCCTCCCCAAAATGGAGTGCGCTCTGATGCCACAGGCGTTCTGAGTTCCGCATCCCTAGCAACGGCTCCCAACCTATTTTCCGCGTGAGGATGGGCACAATTTCAAGGTCACGCAGAGCATACGCCCATAGTGCCTCTTTATTCTGTTTTCAAGAACACTGCGTTCGCTGGGGGCTATTACCCACATTAGCTCACCCAGTGGTCTTTGTTCTTCGTCCTTCACTTGAAAAATATCACTCTGGGAGCGCCTTTCCATTTGAGGCGTGTAGTTGTGTTAATGACCGGTTTATCCGGGACTGTGAAAGAACAGGCTTTGCGATCATGATGAGGGAGGCTAAGATTGGTGTTGATGGGCGGAAAATTCCCtcgcgatgccggccacctcatcATGGGTctagggtccagtaccccgtctcatcgggttaagccaagagccagcagcgttcttctCCAGGGTAACACTGCTCTGCCCGGCtgcggcatcatacagcacagggatcagcagcgtcttgctgggacaccgcttttcatttgtcggtccctgggtgTGTGCCAGtgtgccatcagcagcagaacGGATGGTGTTTTCCTTGAAAAAGCTGTGCGTCTATTTTTCCGCAACCGTTTCAGTACTGCGATGGAAATAATATTGAAAAAAAGTGTTTAACAACAAGCTTAAGAGGAAAACTCAGTGATGAACAGTGTTGGCGATGGTGGAATTGTCTGTGCTCGTTGATTGTTGTGTGCATTGTGCGAGTGATAAAAGCGTGTTTTATCTACATGTTTCTTCCGAGCGTTCGTTTCCTTCAATATTATGCACTCTAGCCTTTAGGCGAAAGCCTAAGCATCCGCGCAGTTTCCGCACATACCGCAATTTACACTCGTTATTTTTGGTTGTATACTCGTTGCCGACGGCTGGAAACTCTGAGTGTGAAGAAATCGGGAATCTCTGTGGGGCCCGTGCTCTTGGACGTAATCTCACCGTTTGTGAAAAGAGCGCCTTCATTGCGGAGATCGGGTGGCCTAGTGGAATGAAAATGGTCAACACGTACCACTTCCCCCACACAGGGACAAAAATGTGGTAGTTCCAGAGAGCGATCTGGGCAACAAATATAACCTTGTACAAGGAAGCTCTTTTTCACGGCATGCgcaacttttttctttgtttgaacGATGCGGGTGCAAAGTTCGAACAGGTACGTCAGAGGCTTATGCGGGATGTCACTCTGTCCTTCGAAGGACCTTTCTCGTTCCGATACCAGTGCGCCAAAAACGAAACTTACGCGGAAACGCCTCCACGCGCAAACCTCTTCTCGCGGCGCCAGCTGTTGGGGAGACGGCAACGTCAACTAAGTAAAGGCCTCAAACCCGACGCCAGCGGAACGAAAACAGGAACCGACGCCGCGCGCTCGGACGCCGACCCCAGCGATTCTGACCCGTCGATTGTGAAGGAACACAAATCAAAAATTTAAATAACAAGAACTTTGTCACGAGGTTAATTTTTCTCTCCAGACAGGTTGTTGATTGAGAGCAGTTGCCTGAAGTCATAGTTAAGGGGTTCGGTTCCCCGGTCATCTGTCGTTTTTTCCATAAAGCGCTTTTCTCAGAGCCTTCGGCCGGCGTCGTGTagcatacatacatataagTACGacaaattttagtaaatttaGTAAAGAGGTGAACGCACGTGTCACCATACCCAAGTGGTTACGGGGACTGACTAGAAATCAGTTGCGATCTCGCGCGCAGGTTCGAATCCTGCTGGTGACGGTTTTTCGTCAATTCCCCgtgttctgctgcttttgtccAGTCAACTTTTTTCCGTAACAACAGCGATTGGGAATTGGGAAACGGTACGCGCACCACAGGCCAGTTGTGACCAGCAAGCAACACAGAGACGCCGCGGAGGACGGACAGCGTTGGGCAGCACCGCTCCGAAGGGTGAAAACAATCAGCCGATTTGGGTGCGAAAAAGTGACAAGAGTGGGGTTTGAACCCACGCCTACGAATAGAAGAGAACTTGAGTCTCCCGCCTTAGACCACTCGGCCATCTTGCCATCGACCGCCACAACAGATTTGTTTTAGAcacttcttttatttatgcAATGCCAAAAACCGTCACCAGCAGGATTCGAACCTGCGCGCGAGATCGCAACTGATTTCGAGTCAGTCCCCGTAACCACTTGGGTATGGTGACACCGCCCCGCCACCACCTCTCAAATGCGTTACCCTTGCGCAAGCGATCGATGCCGtgatttttttgtgcgtttcTGTGCGATGAGGAGTGTGAAGcggttggtggtggtttgcCGTCCTCCAACGGACGGCTGCCAGTCACTTGTCGTATGAGCCGATAAAGCTGCGCCGGAGTTTTCCTGGAAGTCCTTTCTGAACAATATAACTGTGGGATGTGGACGCAGAAATTTGTAGGGCTTAAAGTCACGGCGTCAAGTTGCAGTGCCAGTCGTTGATGGGCGGGCCGCCATCGGATAAGAAGGGTGGGGGACACTACGCGCCACAGAACAGCACTATGAGACTATAAAAATGAGGTAAAGCCGCACATGAGCTTGTTGTAGTCACTCAGTTATGTGGTGGAGCGTCTCACGAGTCGGCGAGGTGGCCATGGCAAATGGAAAGGACATTGGATCATCACAGTACCATTACAAGTGCACATCTTTCGGTGCTTTGTTTTGGAGTTAAAGAAGATGGAAGAGTCGGAAAATTTTCTTCAATGTAACACCACTAACTCAGTGCTCTTGAGCTTCACTATCAACAGTTTCCGTTTGTGGCTCGTGTGTCCCAAGTGTCCACAAGGTTTGTACGCCTCGGGCCTCTCGGAACAGTAACGTGCCTGCGGATTGTGGAGAAAAAGTGGACAGTAAAATTAATGAATGTAGGGAGAACACGCCCTATGTACTGATTTTTTGTGAGCTTTTTTCTCGTGTTAGAGACTCACCCGCTCAAGTTACTGCATTCTTCAGGCTATGGGGAAGGCCATATTCAAGAAAATTGGCTGTGTGAACAGCAGCTGCCTCTGAATAGAGCAGGTGAATCACCGATTGGGCCTCCATGACTTTCCCACGGTGGGGAACATAAGAATTCCACATATTAATGTCCACGGAAGCGTGCAGATAGGCGTTTTTATGTTCCTAAAAACCTACTAGCGTCAACTGTGTTGGCACAACAGCGTTGAAGCCGTCTCTAGAGTCTCCGCTGTGTGGAGTAATCGGCGTTTACTTTCCTGTGAGATGCCCGTTCACCTCCATTATTTCAcgacatcaaaaaaaaaaaaaaacgttccAAACTTGGTTATGTGGATACTTAATGTTCAAGGGGTCAAGTACACGGGTCGAAAGTTTCATCGTTTCAAAAAATTTATTACCAGCAATGTTAGGTGTGTATTGAACTGTTTTTTccgggaaaagttggtaaaTGAATCTGTCATAGGGAAACTTGCCACCTT
It contains:
- a CDS encoding dihydrolipoamide dehydrogenase, putative, which encodes MFAKTRLSWAKNVDVCVIGGGPAGVAAALRAVDYRKRACIIESSRIGGADLWNGALQSKTLWEMAKFVRLMNGQTANRFMKCRQALPCIDFSNIKKSIDCAAEFRHSQILHQLEKVSVDVICGHGSFTSPHSVDVKLLGGGIEEVRADYFVIACGAQPRKHASVIADGEVVFTSDDIMTQPFPKSIVIIGAGVIGCEFASIFANFGLTEVNVIEKSNRILPMEDDDVALFVQKLLEAKMVNFHHHSALQSNKVEGGQFRYTLRDLRDNRLTDHVVDKALVSIGRDPNVGSIGLDKIGVELKQGRIQRDQFYCVVPHKHIYACGDVGSRVALVNVGELEARSCIEHMYRPYPEGELIQRLDNLSTIMFLDQEVAAVGRNEQQCRKEHIAYKVARYGYEFVGRALAMGNTSGFVKLIVTNDHKMQVLGVRAVGPHASSIIELASLAIHNRESIYNLSQLHTAYPAITQGFQECVNMLLGTSTLKPNVFPELIVNEWSPPNLDRGRAY